The sequence below is a genomic window from Mytilus edulis chromosome 2, xbMytEdul2.2, whole genome shotgun sequence.
taTGGGTGTactatatatactatatactaatgtttatttattttacataaccatattatgttttgataaatttacaGGAAAGAAGCAGATACGGCATTTGATAAGTACACACAAAATTTTGTACGCCGTCTTCACAAGCCACAAGCTCTGACGATGTTTGAAAAGGAATACAATCTCAGTGAAGACGAAGCCAAACTAGTGTTCGACCTGTTTGACAAAGATTACAACGGAGAACTTAGTTATTGGGAGTATAAACAGTTTTACTTGACAGTGGGCGTAGAGTAAGTCATTAACATCCTagtgtagataaaaaaaatacatattttagacAATGATCTATCTCTTTTACCATTCGTAATATTTTGCTTCAGAAGTATTAAACTATGCTTCCTCCACTGATTCAAACACACAGATAGTGAAAGCGACTTATTGTAAGATATTaattcaaagaaaacaaacaaataaaaaaaaacatcttatatGGCGAACAAGATATATAAAAGCTAGTCTTGTatgacttttaattttagttcattgacATGTTTGGAGTTCAGTATGATACCCATTATCACCGTACCAGTACATATGTTGTTTTAGGGGCTAGTTGAATCACAAATCCGTGTGTGAGATGTTATTGAtgtgttgaagacacattggtggcattcggctgttttctgctctttggtcggtttttttctttttgactcattctccatttccattttcaattttactaaaatttacaaaatggcacaaattcagaaaaaatagacaatctttaaataaaaaagaatgctGAACAGTTGAGAGTGTCTTATAATGATAAGTATTCTATTTAATATGTGGGCTATTGAACATTTCATCAAATCAGAAATGAATATATTGTCTGTTATGTAGTTTTAAcagaaacttttattttcatttcagcaTTAAAGATATTCTTGCAACATTCAAGGAAATCGAAAATGATGGAACAGGTCAGGTTGACATTGAAAAATTATGGGacaaattaaaagaaagaaaaactccTTCCGGGAGAAATTTTGAAGAAACGGAACTTGAACAGTTAATTAAGGCTTCAGCTGGAGACGAAAAACAAATAGACGTTATCAAATTTGTGAATTTAATCATCAGAATGAAGCAATTCCGAGGATAAGATATATACAATTGCCGTAAAGTGTTCACATCTTCACTGAGTTGTTACATCCATGCAATGAGGATTTAGTTAAAATGATAGTTCATCAAGTCGAATTTTAAGATTTTACATGTTTGGCTTGCACATATTACAAGTGTTAACCAAGAAAAATCATTCATGTACCAGGAATATAAGTTGAACGCGTTTATAGCTAGTCCTTTTGTTTATATAGAAGTTTATAAAAACGTGCAAGGTACAAACATATTTACACGGaatacaacaaatatttgttatgatATTTCAGCTTGAACTGTTTCCACCTAATTCATCAATCTTGTTGACATTTGCaatatgtaaaataaagtttACCTATTATACATTGTGAATATTCTGCCTTTTTAGACTGTTTAAaagttgtatatttttgttttactgttttaGTTACCAAAGACATAAACAAGGTTAAAAGATTCTATGTTTGTTATTGATGTACACATACTTTAACTTTTTATCCTGGTAAAGAACATTGTTTACCCAATTTGCAAAATGTCGGTGTTGTTATCGAATTTAAGTATGTTGCTTTATATCTACCCCTGTTCCACTGtataaaatccaaaaaaaaaatgacgacccattactaaaacaaaacatatgcGTGGGTCCAGTCATGATCCTTTTcggtttaaaaaaaacccaactaatatatgtttttgagtatggataaagccaacagtagtataccagtggTTAGAACGTTATAAATTGATAGAGAAAAtacaaatccggtttacaaaccaaaaccaatggaaacacatcaactataagtgggaaacaaaggaac
It includes:
- the LOC139512535 gene encoding uncharacterized protein, with amino-acid sequence MAGRKLPKEADTAFDKYTQNFVRRLHKPQALTMFEKEYNLSEDEAKLVFDLFDKDYNGELSYWEYKQFYLTVGVDIKDILATFKEIENDGTGQVDIEKLWDKLKERKTPSGRNFEETELEQLIKASAGDEKQIDVIKFVNLIIRMKQFRG